The Cervus canadensis isolate Bull #8, Minnesota chromosome 9, ASM1932006v1, whole genome shotgun sequence genome contains a region encoding:
- the SPRY2 gene encoding protein sprouty homolog 2, which yields MEARAQSGSGSQPLLQAPRDSGRQRGEPDPRDALPQQVHVLSLDQIRAIRNTNEYTEGPTVLPRAGLKPAPRPTAQHKHERLHGLPEPRQPARPQHPPARAPLARSISTVSSGSRSSTRTSTSSNSSEQRLLGASFSSGPLADRIIRVQPKSELKPGELKPLSKEDVGLHAYKCEDCGKCKCKECTYPRPLPSDWICDKQCLCSAQNVIDYGTCVCCVKGLFYHCSNDDEDNCADNPCSCSQSHCCTRWSAMGVMSLFLPCLWCYLPAKGCLKLCQGCYDRVNRPGCRCKNSNTVCCKVPAVPPRNFEKPT from the coding sequence ATGGAGGCCAGAGCTCAGAGTGGCAGCGGGTCGCAGCCGTTGCTGCAGGCACCCCGTGACAGTGGCCGGCAGCGTGGGGAGCCCGACCCCAGGGACGCCCTCCCCCAGCAGGTACACGTGCTGTCTCTGGATCAGATCAGGGCCATCCGGAACACGAATGAGTACACGGAGGGGCCCACCGTGCTCCCCAGAGCTGGCCTCAAGCCTGCTCCTCGCCCCACAGCCCAGCACAAACACGAAAGACTCCACGGGCTGCCTGAGCCCCGCCAGCCCGCCCGGCCCCAGCACCCGCCGGCCAGGGCCCCTCTGGCCCGGTCCATCAGCACAGTCAGCTCGGGCTCTCGCAGCAGCACGAGGACAAGTACTAGCAGCAACTCCTCCGAACAGAGGCTCCTAGGAGCCTCCTTCTCCTCGGGGCCTCTGGCAGACAGGATCATCCGAGTGCAGCCCAAATCGGAGCTCAAGCCAGGTGAGCTGAAGCCGCTGAGCAAGGAAGATGTAGGGCTGCACGCCTACAAGTGTGAGGACTGCGGCAAGTGCAAGTGCAAGGAGTGCACCTACCCGAGGCCTCTGCCGTCAGACTGGATCTGCGACAAGCAGTGCCTTTGCTCGGCCCAGAACGTGATCGACTACGGGACCTGCGTGTGCTGTGTGAAGGGTCTCTTCTATCACTGTTCCAACGACGACGAGGACAACTGTGCGGACAACCCGTGCTCTTGTAGCCAGTCTCACTGTTGTACACGTTGGTCAGCCATGGGCGTCATGTCCCTCTTTCTGCCTTGCTTATGGTGTTACCTGCCAGCCAAGGGTTGCCTTAAATTGTGCCAGGGGTGTTATGACCGGGTGAACAGGCCCGGATGCCGttgtaaaaattcaaacacagttTGCTGCAAAGTTCCCGCTGTCCCACCCAGGAACTTTGAAAAACCAACATAG